From the genome of Sporomusa sphaeroides DSM 2875:
TTTGGCTTTATACTTCAGTACCAAGGGCAGGATGGCCTCAAATCTTGGACCCTCGTCGGTAATGGAATTAATCATTGGTGTACCGTATTTAGCCAAGGCCAAACCGGCTTCCAGCGCCTGCGGGTTGGGGCTGTCGATACAAAGCGGCGCCTGCACGGCTTCCTGAATGGTAGTTACCAGCCACTGCATATACTCCACTTCATTAAACACCTTATTGCCGCAATTGACGTCAATATAGTTAGCGCCTGCGTCTAATTGCTCCCGGGCCACTTGCTGAATATATTGGGCATCTTTTCCTTCAACGGCTTCACTGATGGCTTTTCGGCTGGTATTAATCAGTTCTCCTACAATTAGCACAATGTAACCTCCATTTTAGTTTTTGGCCACAATCTTAGCAGATATTTCCTTGCAAGCCACCGCATCGACACAATAGCCGTCAGCGCCGATTTTTTCGGCAAATTCCGGATATAAGGGAGCGCCGCCAACCAGCACCTTCACCTTATCTCTCAAGCCGGCTTCGGTGATGGCATCAATAGTATCCTGCATGGCCATCATGGTAGTGGTAAGAAGCGCGCACATGCCGACAATCTGTGGCTTATGCTCCTTGATAGCCTCAACAAAAGCCTCTGGTGTAACATCCACACCCAGGTCCACTACATTGAAGCCGCCGCTTTCCAGCAGCATGACTACCAGATTTTTGCCGATATCGTGCAAATCGCCCTTTACCGTGCCCATGACAAAGGTGGATACATTAGCCGAATCCTCCGCCGATAACAGCGGCTTAACAATGGTTAACCCTTCAGACAAAGCTTTGGCCGACATCATAACTTCCGGAATAAACATTTCGCCTGCCTTGAACTTGGGCGCAACGATGTCCATGCCGGCCAGCAAGCCCTTGCTGACGATCTCCATCGGCTTTACACCGGCTGCTATCATCCCCTGGGTAATCGTCTTTACCTCTTCATCATCACCCTGATACACCGCTTCTGCTAACTTTTCGAAATTGCTCATACAATATCTACCTCCTAAAATTTGAATTTTGCTTTCCTTCAGCGTTATTGTGCCGTCACTTTTAACTATTGCACAATTCGTGCCACCCTTTTTTGCAGGCGATAAAAATAGTGTAAAGAATGGAAATTTTTTAAAATTACTCATTTTTTTCAATAAACTATTCGTAATAAAAGCATTTTGGGGCATTTTAGCCGGTAAACCCGGGTGCCTAGATTAACCACTTTCCCTGAAAACCACGAAATCAGTGCCGCGGACCTTCCCTACCGAAAGGATTCCTTTCACTCAAATACAGGAAAATTACAGCTACTGCTGTCATTATTTTTCGAATATTTCAACAAAATAGCACCTTGCTGACTATTGTGAAAAGTAGTGCAAGGCAGTGAAAGTTTTTCTTTCAGTTGATAGGAATATTTGCAGGCGGTAAAGAAAACACGGCTTGCGCCGAGCCTTTGGCGACGATGGAAGCCGAAGTTGCCCTTTTAAACACACACAACCTTACATCCTGTGAATCAGCAAAAAGAGGCCGCGTTGAACGACAGTCCAACGCGGCCTTTTTGTCTAGCCCAGTTTATCAAGTTCTGCCTGGTTAAGCCCTTTATCTGCGAGATATTTTTTAAGCTCCCGGACAGTAGCCTCAGGCAGTTCCGGTCTTGCGTACGCTGCCAGCATTTTATCCATCTTTTTATTGATATTCTGCAGTATTTCTTGGTTTGGATCACCGGTAACAGCCCCTTTAAGGCTGATTTCCGGTAAGAAAGATTCTTTACGGCAATGCCGCATAGTATGAGTCTGAGTTAAGAAATGACCAGCAATGCCTACGTTATTAATTACATCAATAGCAAGAGTCTCCTCGTTAACCTCTATCCCTTTTAAGAAACGTCTGACCATACCGATAATCTCAAAATCCGCAATCAGCTTTTCATAACTTATGCAGCTATAACTGTCAACAATACCGGCAGCATGGATAATGATATTGGTTTTTGCCCCATGTGCGGCCAACAGTGTGAGCATACTCTCATAACCGGCTTGTATTGACAGCGACTTCGCATCGGTTACAGCACCACCTCCCCGGCAAGGAAGTCCATAGGCCTTTGCCAGCCGCGCCCCGTACTGATAACATAACGCTCCTTCCGGCGAACCACTGGCAATACTGCCGCTCTTCATATCAGAGGTGGTGGTTTGGGTTCCGTATACCACAGGTGTGCCTGGATTCATCATCTGAGCGACGGCAATACCGGCCAAAACTTCTGCATTATGCAAGGCCATTGTGCCTGCCAGGGTTATCGGCGCAGTCGTCCCCGCCATAGCGCAGGCCGCAATAACTGCCGGCTGAGAATACTTAGTAAAGACTAATAAGGTCTCTAACATCGTACGGTCTAACTGCAGCGGCGTATTAGTATTGACAATGGTCGTCGCCCTGGGCTTATTTACCAAGTCAGCTTTACCAAAAACGATGCCTAACATGTCCATAAGCGCTTCTACCTCATCGGCTTTGCCTGATCCGGTAACAATGCATTTATCGGAATGCAGCAGTGTAGCGTATAACAAGGCACCGATACCCTGGTCAGCCGGTTGGACAATCATCCCTCCATTGGCGTTAAAATGGTCGCATTGTTGATAAAGCTTCAAAAACCGGACATAATCCTCCATTTGCGCCGGCCGCTTGCTGCCATCAAGCTCCAGTACGAGCGGCGGACCATAGGCGGGGAAGCACTCGACGTTATCGCCGCCCACGGTAATATCATACTTGGAATTACGCGCATACATCGCAAAGGACGACGGAGCCTTGCCAATCCACTCCAGCAGTTGTTCTTCGGTAAAATAAGCCGTTTGCCCGTCAACCTTGATTCCGTTTTTCTGTAAAAGCTCAATTACGTCCGGATGAAGAAACTTCATGCCGGTTTTTTCAAGAATTTTCACCGTTGCCAGATGTATCTGCTTTAAGTCTTCCGTCATAGTCGCTACACTCATGTCCATCCCCCTATTCTTATCCCTTTTCTGTTAGTTACCGGCCACTATCTTAGCAGCCATTTCCTTGCAGGCCACGGCATCGACACAATAGCCGTCAGCCCCGATTTTTTCGGCAAACTCCGGATATAAGGGAGCGCCGCCAACCAGCACCTTCACCTTATCTCTCAGGCCGGCTTCGGTGATGGCATCAAGAGTATCCTGCATGGCCATCATGGTAGTGGTGAGCAGTGCGCACATGCCGACAATCCGGGGCTTATGCTCCTTAATGGCCGCAACAAAAGCCTCTGGCGTAACATCCACACCCAGATCTACTACATTGAAGCCGCCGCTTTCCAGCAGCATGACTACCAGGTTTTTGCCGATATCATGTAAATCGCCTTTTACCGTGCCCATGACAAAGGTGGATACATTGGCCGAATCCTCCGCCGACAACAGCGGCTTGACAATGCTCAGCCCTTCGGATAAGGCTTTGGCCGACATCATAACTTCCGGAATAAACATCTCTCCGGCCTTGAACTTGGGCGCGACGATGTCCATGCCGGCCAGCAGGCCCTTGCTGACAATCTCCATCGGATTTACCCCGGCTGCTACCATACCCTGGGTAATTGTCTTTACCGCTAAATCATCACCCTGATACACCGCTTCTGCCAGCTTTTCGAAATTGCTCATACAGTACCGACCTCCTAAAAATTTGGTATTGATTATACGCATAATGACACCGGTAAAAACGTGCTTGTGCCACTGCCCATAACTATTGCACAATTCGTGCCACTTATTGATTATGTTGCAAAAATAACATAATCTCTTTTTCAAAAACCAGCAAGACGGGGGACGGTGGTATCGTCTTACCAATTCAAGCAAGACAATGCCACCGCCCCCCGTCTTATAAATAATTATAAATTACCCAGCTCTTTGCAACGTGAAACACATGCTTTTATACCCTCTGTTAAGCAACGGTCAAAGCCGAGTTCGTCCATTTTATCAAGCGCTGCAAGCGTTGTTCCACCCTTCAAGCGGAGCTTATCCTCCAGCATTTCGGCACTCATCCCGGAATTCAGCAGCATCTCTGCACGCCTTTCATGGTTTGCACAAAAAGCCGTAATGCAGTATCTTCGTCAAATCCCATATGTACGGCTTCTTTCAAGATAACACGAGTCATATGGTAAAAATAAGCCGGGGCAGATCCATTAATTGGAACCACCTCACACATAAGCGACTCCGGTATTTCTTCTACAATACCGCAACTTGACAAAAAACATTCAACTGCTTTATAGTCATCATCAGCTACTGTTTCAGCGCGTGAAACTGCAAAAGCGCCCAATCCCACTTGGGCCGTTAGCGTAGGCATACACCTAATCACTTTACAGTCTTTTCCCAATTGTTCCTGATACCATTTGATGCTGACTCCTGCTGCAAGTGAAAGAAAAATAGTGTCTGCAGATAAAGCATTCTTAATTTGCTGCATGATTGAATCGATTACCTGAGGGGTTACAGCAACTACAACAACGCGAGCGCTTTTAACCAAATCATCAATTGATGAAAAAACGGTGTACCCCTTTTCCCTAAAATCATCACATACTTTTTGTGAGACATCGAAAATTCCAATCCGGTTCGGAAAATAAACACCGCTCTTCTCTACCCCTGCAAGCAATGCCTTTACAATATTACCAGCTCCTATACAGCCAACTATTGTACTCATTAAAACATCTCCTAAAAAATATTATGTAGTATGACACAACTATCGTGCCATCACCTTTGACTATTGCAAAATTCGTACCAGTTTTTGAATATGTTAAAAAGCAACGTATTTTTTAGCAAGACAAACTTGTACCGCAACCGGACATGGATAATTTTGTTTTGCGAATATTTAAAATAAATGCAGTTTACTAATTATCGCAAAAGATGTTATAATAACTGAAAAAATCCCTTCAGTTGATAAGAACATGTGCCGATCTTTTTATTGACAGGGAGGCCGCTTAATGGTAAAAAAAACGTATGAAGAGCTGGAGTCTGAAAACCGCTTATTGCATGCCATGTTTGATGTAGTATCCGACGGGGCTTATGCAGTAAGCGTGGATGGCACTGTTCTCTTCTACAACAAAGCCTTTGAAAAAATGGAGGGGACAACCCGCAGCCAGATGGTGGGAAAAAAAGATTTTGACGTATATCCGGGATTTGAAAACTTCCAGCGGCATGTTGTATGCAAAAATCCCGAACCATTGCGGGATCAGCATATGACCTATACGTCGATAAGCGGCAAAAAAGTTGATATTGTATATAATTCCTACCCGTTTTTTCAGGATGGAAAATTATCTGCCGTCATTTCCATTGGCAGAGATAAGCCCTCCATAAACGAATTAGTTACCATGGTGCTAAATTCATTTAACAGTAAAAAATCTAACAGAGTCACCAATGGCACCATCTATACGTTGGAAGATATTATCGGCAGCAGTACCGTCATCCGGCAAACCCTGAAACAAGCCCGCAAAATGGCGCAGAGCCAGTCTACCGTCATGCTTGTGGGGGAAACAGGCACAGGTAAAGAGTTGTTTGCCCAAGGTATACATAACGCCAGTCCTTACAAATCCCGCCCCTTTATTGCCGTAAACTGCGCCGCAATCCCGGAAACACTGATGGAAAGCCTGATGATGGGAACTGTAAAGGGTGCATTTTCCGGAGCATTGGATACGCCCGGTTTTTTTGAGCAGGCTGAAAATGGAACTTTATTTTTAGATGAAATAAACTCGCTGTCTATTTCCTTGCAAGCAAAACTGCTAAGATTACTGCAGGATAAAAAAATACGACGCCTGGGCGATAATAAAGAACGCAAGATTTCGTGCCGGATAATCAGTGCAACCAATCAGGACTTATTTGCGCTGGCAAAGAGCGGCCTTTTCCGTGAAGATCTGTTATACCGTTTGACTCCCGTTATTGCGGATATTCCGCCCTTACGTGAGCGGTTAGAGGACATACCGCTGCTGGCAAGAGAATTTGTAGACCGCTTTAACGATGAACTGGCGCTAAACATAAAAATCATATCCCAGGATTTGATGCAGCTATTTTTATATTACCGCTGGCCGGGAAATGTGCGTGAATTGGAGCATATCATTGAAAGCGCGATGAGCCTGGCCGAAAATACAGAAACCATATTATCCAGGGAGCATCTGCCCAGGATGTTAAAAAAGAGACTGATGAGTGATCAAACAAAGTCCGGCTCAAGTGATAGTGAAGCAGGTGCCAATAAGTCGCTAGCCGAACTGTTGCGTCAATACGAGAAAGAAACCATTGAAAACGCACTGATACTAAAGAATGGGAACGTAAGCCAGTGCGCTATTCAACTGGGAATTACCAGGCAAAATTTGCATTATCACCTCCGCCGGCATGGAATTAAAGCTGTTTTGTATAAAGCCCAGTCTGTCGGCGATGCAACAGATTCCCCTGTGCCTTAAACGAAAACCGGTTACTGTGGCCGCCAACCACCGTAACCGGTTAATTACACTGCAACAAAAGCCGCCAGGCGCGAGAGTGGAACTCGCAGCTGGCGGCTTCTTTAACATGTCATGCCATTATATCAAAAAATAATCCCTTGGCAACGCCGTAGTAGCCATTGGTAAGACTGGGCAGCGGCAGCAGATTATCCTTATGGATAAGCGCGCTGAAAGCCTTGTTGTAAGTTACACCGGCAATGCCGTCCGAACTGCCTACCAGCCGCTGCAAGGAATCCAGATTGTTCGTTGCCGCTTCTGTCAGCCGATTCTCGTTAACGCTGAGCTTGCCGCCGGCACCCACGTCAATCCCCAGTTGGGACAAAGAACCAGCGGAAAAGCGAATGTTCGCAAATGAACCGGCCAGATTGGAAATAGCTTTTGACGAACCGGCATTGGCTTTCAGATGCTCCACCACAGCATTATAGGCGCCGGCAAATTGTTTAACCGCGTTCACCAGCTTACCGGCATCCATCTGATCCGGACTTACCTTAGCCTCGCCGGTTCCGGTCAGGGTAGCGGAAACGCCCTCGGCCAGTTCAATTTCATTTTTCCCGGAAGTATGGCTAACACCGTTCACACGGTAAACAGCATCCTGCGCCGTCTCCTGGCGCTCTGTCTGCAACTGCTGCTCCAGCGCTCCGGTCATGGTCACGCTGAAGGCGGTTGCGGCTCCTGTTCCGCTGGTGTAAAGCTGCAGCTGACTTTTACCGTCCTTTTCCGTGACGCTGGCTTTCAGGCTGCCGCCTGATTCATTGACCTTCTCTGCGATTGACTGCAAGGCCTGCTTGTTGGTCGTGCCGGCAGTGAAATTAAAGTCAAACTTATAGGTTTTATCACCGCTGTTCAAGGTAAGACTGCTCTTACCGGCAAAAGCTCCCGCACCTTCCGCAGCCAGAGCAGCATAGGCCGTTTTCTGTCCGCCGGCAAGCTGACTTACCTCCACATTAAAACTGTCACGGCCTGGTGCAAACTTGGACGTCACCGTGACGACCTTGCTGTTATCACTGCCATAGCCAATTTGGTTGACGGCGCTGTTCAGGCTGGTATTTTTCAGATCATAAGCTGCATCCTTCAATGCTTTCATCGACGAATCAAAGCCGTTGTAAAAGCTTGACGCCAGGTTATTGTAATTCTCGACAATCTCTGTGGCCATAGCAAGTTTTTTCTGCCGGTCAGCCAGGATACTGGCCAATTGGTTCCTGCTGTCTGACGCATAATCATAAAGCACATCAGACCCGCCGGGCAAGAGGGTGCCTGTGCGGCCTGTCTGACCGTTATTGGCAAAATCCTGCCTTTGCAGCATTGACGCATAAATGCCATATTGTCCCCACGAGGTATATTGGTTAGCAACAGAACCGCTCCTAAACACGCTGCTCACTCCTTTGCACCCGGACGTTCATCCCTGATTCGCCTTCTGCTGTGTTTGGACACGCCTTCCTTACTTTTTTTGTACCACAATCCCCCGAGTTTTGCAAGAAAATCTTGTAAATTGCTAAACCTTAAAGGTGAAGTTCTTTAATGAGGAATGAGATAAGCAACTAAAACAGCCTGAGGCAATCCAAAGCGGATCATCCCAGGCTGTTTCCTGTTAAATTATTTTCTGTCGCCTGCTTCCCCGGCAGCAGCCGCTGGTAATGGGAAGCTTCGTTGTCCGGCTGTTTAGCAGTTGGTTACAGCACCCAACCAGACTTAGGCAAGCTCGAAACGGTCAAGGTTCATAACCTTAGTCCACACCGCTACAAAATCTTGCAGGAATTTCTCCTGAGAATCCTGGCAGCCATAGACTTCCGCAACTGCCCGGAGCTGTGAATTGGAGCCGAAAATGAGATCAATACGGGTGCCGGTCCATTTAAGTTCACCGGTGGTGCGATCGCGGCCTTCAAAGACCTCGGCTTCCTCGGAAACGGCCTTCCACACCGTACCCATATCCAGCAAATTCACAAAGAAATCATTGGTAAGCGCTTCCGGACGCTTGGTGAACACGCCGTGCTGAGACTGCCCGAAGTTGGCATTCAAGGCACGCATGCCGCCGACCAAAACGGTCATCTCCGGAGCGGACAAAGTCAGTAACTGTGCCCGGTCTACCAGCATTTCCTCGGCTGATACGGCATATTTGGCCTTCATATAATTGCGGAAGCCGTCCGCCTTTGGTTCCATCACGGCAAAAGAATAAATTTCAGTCTGTTCCTGGGTGGCATCCGTGCGACCCGGCGTAAAGGGAACAGTCACTTCATAACCGGCATTCTTTGCCGCTTTCTCGACAGCCGCGCAGCCGCCCAGAACAATCAGATCGGCCAGGGAAACCTTCTTAGAGCCTTGCTGTGCCTTGTTGAACTCTGCCTGAATTTTTTCCAGAGCTGCAAGCACCTTCGCAAGCTGCTCCGGCTGGTTAACCTCCCAGTCTTTTTGCGGAGCGAGACGAATGCGCGCCCCATTGGCTCCACCGCGCTTGTCAGAGCCGCGGAAGGTGGAGGCCGACGCCCAGGCTGTTGAAACCAGCTCGGGAATCGACAGACCGGCAGCAAGCAGCTTTGCCTTGAGTTCTGCAATATCCTGTTCGTTAATCAATTCATGATCGACCGCCGGCACCGGGTCCTGCCAGATTAGCTCCTCTGCCGGAACTTCCGGTCCGAGATAACGGCAACGGGGTCCCATATCACGATGTGTCAGCTTGAACCAGGCCCGGGCAAAAGCATCTGCGAACTCCTCAGGGTTATCACGGTACCGCTTGGCAATCGGACCATAGATGGGATCCATTCTTAGGGAAAGATCTGCGGTAGTCATCATCGGTGCATGACGCTTGGACGGGTCGTGCGCATCCTCCACCGTAGTTGCCGCAGCCGGGTCGGTCGGTATCCACTGCCAGGCGCCGGCAGGACTTTTAACCAAATCCCAGTCATATTTGAATAAAGTCTCTAAATAACCCATATCCCAGGTTGTCGGGTTTGGTTTCCAGGCGCCTTCAATGCCGCTGCCGATGGTATAACCGCCATTGCCGCTCCCAAAGCTGTTTTTCCAGCCGAGGCCCTGCTCTTCAAGGCCGGCGGCTTCAGGTTCAGGCCCTACATGGGTCGCGGGGCCGGCGCCATGGCATTTGCCAAACGTGTGACCGCCGGCAACAAGTGCGACCGTTTCTTCATCATTCATAGCCATACGGGCAAAGGTATCGCGAACGTCACGGCCGGAAGCAAGTACGCTGGGCTGTCCATTAGGACCTTCCGGATTCACGTAAATCAGGCCCATCTGCACGGCGGCAAGCGGATTTTCAAGATCCCGCTGGCCGGAATAACGCTTATCGCCCAGCCATTCGCCTTCAGAGCCCCAATAAATATCCTCTTCCGGTTCCCAAATATCAACGCGTCCACCGGCAAAACCGAAGGTTTTAAGACCCATGGATTCCAGAGCGCAGTTTCCGGCAAGAATCATCAGGTCTGCCCAGGAAATCTTCCTGCCATATTTCTGTTTAATCGGCCAAAGCAGCCGGCGGGCTTTATCGAGATTTACATTGTCAGGCCAGCTGTTGAGGGGGGCAAAGCGCTGTGAGCCGGAACCCGCGCCGCCGCGTCCATCCCCCAGACGATAGGTACCGGCACTATGCCACGCCATCCGGATAAAAAGCGGTCCATAATGACCGTAATCAGCAGGCCACCAATCCTGGGAATCGGTCATCAGCGCATATAGGTCCTTCTTTACGGCGTCAAGGTCCAGACTCTTGAACTCTTCTGCATAGTTGAAATCCTCGCCCATCGGATTGGATTTTGCAGGATGCTGATGCAGAATATTCAGGTTCAATTGATTAGGCCACCAATCCCGGTTTGAGGTGCCACCACCGGCAACGGCTTTTCTGGTCATGCCTGTCACCGGGCACTTGCTTTCATTACTCATGAGACCAACTCCTTCTTTTATTTTTCTATTTTGGCAATGCAACTAGGGCATACACCATGGAAATAGACATTCTTTTCCGCAATTTGAAAACCACGCAGTTCTTCTGATACGAACTGGTCGATATTCACTGCAAAATTATAGATGCTGCCACAGGAAGAGCATTTGAAATGCCCATGGTTTTCCATCACGATGTCATATCTCGTTTCATTCTCCTCAACCGACAAAATGCGAACTAAGTGGGCCTCAAGGAAGATATTCAATGTGTTGTATACGGTAGCTTTGGACAAAGTAGGGATCGAACTGCGCAGCGCGCTGAAAATCTGCTCCACCGTAGGGTGGCATCGGTTTTCAATCAAATACCGTAAAATCATGACACGCTGATGCGACGGGGTAATATTTCTTTTTAGCAGTTCCTGCACAAACGGATTGTTTCTCAGCATTATAATCCCTGCGTTTCTCTCTTGTTAACAATAATCATTACAGTTTTGTAATGATTACATTTTTATTTTATTCAATAAATTAAAACTTGTCAATCTCTAATTACCTGTAAAACTGCTTCAGTAGAAAAATCCTTGGAGCTGAAGTAATAAGCTGTTTGCTGACGCGTCAATTTACAGCATCGCTTCCCTAGCTGCATTGATAGCTTATACACTAAATCATTCGACAAATTCCATTAAATTCCTGCAAGCACAATAGCCGGACACTAAGTGTTCTCCCAATACCTAAAGCCGCTAACAATGTTAGCGGCTCAAAGATGATATCACAATATTATTATACCTGTGTCAGACAGCTTGAACTGCCCGCACAGGTACGAAAGTGCTCAAAAATAATTATGAAGCGCAAACCTTATTTTTCTCTGACTGGTTCTTAGTTGCCTGCCAACATAATATTGATCCCAAACATACCATACATACACCCTGCCAGAAGGGAACTGAAAGCGGGGCATTTAAAAGCAACGAGCCTAACAACGATGATAATATCGGCGTGAAATAGGAGGCACTGGCAAGTACTGAGACATTGCCATGCAAAATACCATAATTCCAGGAAGCATACCCAAAACCTATCGCGCAGCCTGCCACCAGCACATACATTATGGCCCGCACACTAAGATTGGGCACAGCAGCTCCGCTAATGAAGAACTTAACCCAAAGAACTGCAGCAGTAAGAATAAAAAATAGGGTAATTCCGTTTTTCCCTGCCGCTAACCTATTTGTGATAGTGCAGTATGCAGCCCAAATGAAAGCGCCTGCAAAGGCTAAAGCATAACTAAATGTATTGCTTTTTATATTGCTAATCATCCCACTTACATCCAGACCTTTCTCGCCTCCTAATACCCAACAAACGCCAAGAAGGCAAAGGATCAGCCCCGGAATTATCAGAAGTGTGGATTTTTGTTTATTAAAAAGGATAGCAAATACAATGGTAAGACAAGGCCACAGATAGTTTATAATATTGATTTCAATTGCCTGATTCCCATTGTTGGCAAAGCCAATCGCCATCGCAAAAGATATTTCATAGGCCACAAATAAAAAACCTCCCAGTAGCAAATATTTCCAAGGGAAAGTTTTTATTTTGGGTACTCCAAACGTAACAATAAGAATCACAGACGCGGAGGTATAGATCATAGCAATACCTCCAATCGGGCCAAGCAGTTCACTTACACTGTGAATTAAACCAACCATTGTGCTCCAAAGTATGATAGCAATTAGTCCAATAAAAGTAGCATTGCTCCTGGTGCGTGTATTCAACGACATAATCCCCTTTTTAATGAAGTAGTAATTCAGGCTTGTTAAAAATGCCCAATAAAGTCAGCTAGCGCAACTTTCACTTGCCGTAATATCCATATTGCATACAATTGCCCCCTGTCACCTGTACCTTGTCATTTACCTATTGTACTATACAACGGGTTTACTATAAAGTAAAACGACAAATTCTTACTTCAGATATGAGAAAGTATCATATCTGAAAATATAATGGGACTAGGTATCCGCCACCTTGTCCTTATAGTTATGCGGGCATTAAAAATCTGAAAAGACAGATACTAAGCAATACATTAAATAAGGAGTGAGCCCTATGAGTAATCAAGCTATATTATGGTCAATGCTGATCGTTCCTTGGTTAACACTATTCTTCATACCTAAAGAAAATATCAAATATTATATGCCTGTCGCTCTATTCTCTGCACTTACAAGTATACTGGTTGTAGAGACAGGAGAAAATCTAGGTTGGTTTATTTATGCAGAAGTTGCTTTGCCGCTAAGAACGCATTCGTATGTTATTTTTGGATTAAATATTGTGACAACTATATGGTTATTCCACTTTGCCTATGGTAGA
Proteins encoded in this window:
- the katG gene encoding catalase/peroxidase HPI, whose amino-acid sequence is MSNESKCPVTGMTRKAVAGGGTSNRDWWPNQLNLNILHQHPAKSNPMGEDFNYAEEFKSLDLDAVKKDLYALMTDSQDWWPADYGHYGPLFIRMAWHSAGTYRLGDGRGGAGSGSQRFAPLNSWPDNVNLDKARRLLWPIKQKYGRKISWADLMILAGNCALESMGLKTFGFAGGRVDIWEPEEDIYWGSEGEWLGDKRYSGQRDLENPLAAVQMGLIYVNPEGPNGQPSVLASGRDVRDTFARMAMNDEETVALVAGGHTFGKCHGAGPATHVGPEPEAAGLEEQGLGWKNSFGSGNGGYTIGSGIEGAWKPNPTTWDMGYLETLFKYDWDLVKSPAGAWQWIPTDPAAATTVEDAHDPSKRHAPMMTTADLSLRMDPIYGPIAKRYRDNPEEFADAFARAWFKLTHRDMGPRCRYLGPEVPAEELIWQDPVPAVDHELINEQDIAELKAKLLAAGLSIPELVSTAWASASTFRGSDKRGGANGARIRLAPQKDWEVNQPEQLAKVLAALEKIQAEFNKAQQGSKKVSLADLIVLGGCAAVEKAAKNAGYEVTVPFTPGRTDATQEQTEIYSFAVMEPKADGFRNYMKAKYAVSAEEMLVDRAQLLTLSAPEMTVLVGGMRALNANFGQSQHGVFTKRPEALTNDFFVNLLDMGTVWKAVSEEAEVFEGRDRTTGELKWTGTRIDLIFGSNSQLRAVAEVYGCQDSQEKFLQDFVAVWTKVMNLDRFELA
- a CDS encoding Fur family transcriptional regulator, with the protein product MLRNNPFVQELLKRNITPSHQRVMILRYLIENRCHPTVEQIFSALRSSIPTLSKATVYNTLNIFLEAHLVRILSVEENETRYDIVMENHGHFKCSSCGSIYNFAVNIDQFVSEELRGFQIAEKNVYFHGVCPSCIAKIEK
- a CDS encoding corrinoid protein, encoding MSNFEKLAEAVYQGDDEEVKTITQGMIAAGVKPMEIVSKGLLAGMDIVAPKFKAGEMFIPEVMMSAKALSEGLTIVKPLLSAEDSANVSTFVMGTVKGDLHDIGKNLVVMLLESGGFNVVDLGVDVTPEAFVEAIKEHKPQIVGMCALLTTTMMAMQDTIDAITEAGLRDKVKVLVGGAPLYPEFAEKIGADGYCVDAVACKEISAKIVAKN
- a CDS encoding cobalamin B12-binding domain-containing protein produces the protein MSNFEKLAEAVYQGDDLAVKTITQGMVAAGVNPMEIVSKGLLAGMDIVAPKFKAGEMFIPEVMMSAKALSEGLSIVKPLLSAEDSANVSTFVMGTVKGDLHDIGKNLVVMLLESGGFNVVDLGVDVTPEAFVAAIKEHKPRIVGMCALLTTTMMAMQDTLDAITEAGLRDKVKVLVGGAPLYPEFAEKIGADGYCVDAVACKEMAAKIVAGN
- a CDS encoding trimethylamine methyltransferase family protein — translated: MSVATMTEDLKQIHLATVKILEKTGMKFLHPDVIELLQKNGIKVDGQTAYFTEEQLLEWIGKAPSSFAMYARNSKYDITVGGDNVECFPAYGPPLVLELDGSKRPAQMEDYVRFLKLYQQCDHFNANGGMIVQPADQGIGALLYATLLHSDKCIVTGSGKADEVEALMDMLGIVFGKADLVNKPRATTIVNTNTPLQLDRTMLETLLVFTKYSQPAVIAACAMAGTTAPITLAGTMALHNAEVLAGIAVAQMMNPGTPVVYGTQTTTSDMKSGSIASGSPEGALCYQYGARLAKAYGLPCRGGGAVTDAKSLSIQAGYESMLTLLAAHGAKTNIIIHAAGIVDSYSCISYEKLIADFEIIGMVRRFLKGIEVNEETLAIDVINNVGIAGHFLTQTHTMRHCRKESFLPEISLKGAVTGDPNQEILQNINKKMDKMLAAYARPELPEATVRELKKYLADKGLNQAELDKLG
- the fliD gene encoding flagellar filament capping protein FliD; translated protein: MFRSGSVANQYTSWGQYGIYASMLQRQDFANNGQTGRTGTLLPGGSDVLYDYASDSRNQLASILADRQKKLAMATEIVENYNNLASSFYNGFDSSMKALKDAAYDLKNTSLNSAVNQIGYGSDNSKVVTVTSKFAPGRDSFNVEVSQLAGGQKTAYAALAAEGAGAFAGKSSLTLNSGDKTYKFDFNFTAGTTNKQALQSIAEKVNESGGSLKASVTEKDGKSQLQLYTSGTGAATAFSVTMTGALEQQLQTERQETAQDAVYRVNGVSHTSGKNEIELAEGVSATLTGTGEAKVSPDQMDAGKLVNAVKQFAGAYNAVVEHLKANAGSSKAISNLAGSFANIRFSAGSLSQLGIDVGAGGKLSVNENRLTEAATNNLDSLQRLVGSSDGIAGVTYNKAFSALIHKDNLLPLPSLTNGYYGVAKGLFFDIMA
- a CDS encoding sigma-54 interaction domain-containing protein codes for the protein MVKKTYEELESENRLLHAMFDVVSDGAYAVSVDGTVLFYNKAFEKMEGTTRSQMVGKKDFDVYPGFENFQRHVVCKNPEPLRDQHMTYTSISGKKVDIVYNSYPFFQDGKLSAVISIGRDKPSINELVTMVLNSFNSKKSNRVTNGTIYTLEDIIGSSTVIRQTLKQARKMAQSQSTVMLVGETGTGKELFAQGIHNASPYKSRPFIAVNCAAIPETLMESLMMGTVKGAFSGALDTPGFFEQAENGTLFLDEINSLSISLQAKLLRLLQDKKIRRLGDNKERKISCRIISATNQDLFALAKSGLFREDLLYRLTPVIADIPPLRERLEDIPLLAREFVDRFNDELALNIKIISQDLMQLFLYYRWPGNVRELEHIIESAMSLAENTETILSREHLPRMLKKRLMSDQTKSGSSDSEAGANKSLAELLRQYEKETIENALILKNGNVSQCAIQLGITRQNLHYHLRRHGIKAVLYKAQSVGDATDSPVP